One window of the Lysobacterales bacterium genome contains the following:
- a CDS encoding NAD(P)/FAD-dependent oxidoreductase, whose protein sequence is MRDVVIVGAGHNGLVCAAYLAAAGLSVTVLERRGVVGGAAVTEEFHPGFRNSVASYTVSLLQRRVIDDLDLHGHGLCIVERPLANFLPLPDGRYLKAGDGRTAAEASKFSARDAAALPAYAARLDAIADVLRALVLETPPNLPDGGWLSAIPQMLKSARLARRLAPLGLDGQRELLDLFTLSAAEYLDRWFEGEALRALFGFDGIVGNYASPYTPGSAYVLLHHVFGEVNGRKGAWGHAIGGMGAITQAMARACAARGVEIRTGTAVREVLVERGRAAGVVTDAGGRLPARCVVSNLNPKLLFQRLLDPTALPPEFLARIGHWRCGSGTFRMNVALSELPDFTALPGTVAAEHHGAGIILAPSLDYMDRAFLDARAHGWSRQPIVEMLIPSVLDDSLAPPGQHVASLFCQQFAPELPDGRSWDDHRETVADLIIDTVNDWAPNFRASVLGRQVLSPLDLEREFGLVGGDIFHGALSLNQLFSARPMLGHADYRTPVAGLYQCGAGTHPGGGVTGAPGHNAAREILRDRRRWRRA, encoded by the coding sequence GTCGGCGCCGGCCACAACGGCCTGGTCTGCGCCGCCTACCTGGCCGCGGCTGGGCTGTCGGTGACCGTGCTGGAGCGGCGCGGCGTGGTCGGCGGCGCGGCGGTCACCGAGGAATTCCATCCCGGCTTCCGCAACTCGGTGGCCTCCTACACGGTGTCGCTGCTGCAGCGAAGGGTGATCGACGATCTCGACCTGCACGGCCACGGCCTGTGCATCGTCGAGCGGCCACTGGCGAATTTCCTGCCGCTGCCGGACGGCCGCTACCTGAAGGCCGGCGACGGCCGCACCGCCGCCGAGGCCAGCAAGTTCTCGGCGCGCGACGCCGCCGCCCTGCCGGCCTATGCGGCGCGTCTGGACGCGATCGCCGACGTGCTGCGCGCGCTGGTGCTGGAGACGCCGCCGAACCTGCCCGACGGCGGCTGGCTGTCGGCGATCCCGCAGATGCTGAAGTCGGCGCGCCTGGCCCGGCGCCTGGCGCCGCTCGGCCTCGACGGCCAGCGCGAGCTGCTCGACCTGTTCACCCTGTCGGCCGCCGAGTACCTGGACCGCTGGTTCGAGGGCGAGGCGCTGCGCGCCCTGTTCGGCTTCGACGGCATCGTCGGCAACTACGCCAGCCCGTACACGCCGGGTTCGGCCTACGTGCTGCTGCACCACGTGTTCGGCGAGGTCAACGGCCGCAAGGGCGCCTGGGGCCATGCGATCGGCGGCATGGGCGCGATCACCCAGGCGATGGCGCGCGCCTGCGCCGCGCGCGGCGTCGAGATCCGCACCGGCACCGCGGTGCGGGAAGTGCTGGTCGAACGGGGCCGTGCCGCCGGCGTCGTGACCGACGCCGGCGGGCGCCTGCCGGCGCGCTGCGTGGTCTCCAACCTCAACCCGAAGCTGCTGTTCCAGCGCCTGCTCGACCCGACGGCGCTGCCGCCGGAATTCCTGGCACGGATCGGCCACTGGCGTTGCGGCTCGGGCACCTTCCGGATGAACGTGGCGCTGTCGGAGTTGCCCGACTTCACGGCCCTGCCGGGCACCGTCGCCGCCGAACACCACGGCGCCGGCATCATCCTGGCGCCGTCGCTGGACTACATGGACCGCGCCTTCCTGGACGCGCGCGCCCATGGCTGGTCGCGGCAGCCGATCGTCGAGATGCTGATCCCGTCGGTACTCGACGATTCCCTGGCGCCACCGGGCCAGCACGTCGCCAGCCTGTTCTGCCAGCAGTTCGCGCCGGAACTCCCGGATGGCAGGAGCTGGGACGATCACCGCGAGACGGTCGCCGACCTCATCATCGACACCGTCAACGACTGGGCACCGAACTTCCGCGCCAGCGTGCTGGGCCGGCAGGTGCTCAGCCCGCTCGACCTGGAGCGCGAATTCGGCCTGGTCGGCGGCGACATCTTCCACGGCGCGCTGTCGCTCAACCAGTTGTTCAGCGCGCGGCCGATGCTCGGCCATGCCGACTACCGCACGCCGGTGGCCGGGCTGTACCAGTGCGGCGCCGGCACCCATCCCGGCGGCGGCGTCACCGGCGCGCCCGGCCACAATGCCGCGCGCGAGATCCTGCGCGACCGCCGGCGCTGGCGCCGGGCCTGA